The window GGTATTGTGTAGTCTTGGCTTGTTTACTGATTGTCTTTTCACCTTTCAGGCTGTTCCACTTTAGCTTAGCCTGTTTTTCCAATGTGCGCAGATAATCGTCCTCATCAATACTTTTCATCGCTTTGCGGATACTGTAATCACTCACTTTCTTTTGTTTCAAAGCATACTGAATTCTTACACGTCCCCATTGTTTGATGCGGAACTTACCACCCGCAAATTGTTCGGCAAAGCGTTCTTCGTTCAGGTAGTCTTCTTCAATCAACTGTGCAAGAATGGTCTCCACTTCTGTTTTGTATAAACCATATCCATAGAGCTTCTCACGCACTTCTGCATGACAGCGCTCCTGATAAGCACAGTAGTGCCGAATTTTTTGTAAGGCCTGGTCTTTATTAACGATTCTTTGCCGCATTTTCAGGTCATTTTAAGCAACACCGCATACAACAAAGGTATCTTTGCCTCGTTAATCCGTACAAACCTTTTGCTATGACGATGATTGATGAAATGGCGGCCCTGGCGGCAAAAGACAATTTCGATGTTTGTCTCATCGATGATGATCATATCTATCAGTTCACAGCCAGAAAAATGCTGGAATCAACGGGACTGGCGAGACAGATCTACTCTTTCTACGATGGTGAAGCAGCAATCAGGTATCTCAGCAATGAGGATACGATCAGCCAGAACAAAGTACCGGATGTAATCTTTCTTGATATCAATATGCCCATCATGGATGGCTGGCAGTTTCTGGAAGAATACAAGAGTGTAGCAGCTAAAATGCCCAGACCTGTAACCGTGTATATGGTGAGTTCTTCAGTAGATATCTTCGATATCCAGCGGGCACAGCAAATGGCTGAAGTGAGCGATTACCTGATCAAGCCTATGCCACGCGAAAAATATCGCCAGCTCATTGACGGCCTGAAGCGCCTCTCGGCAAATTAAGCGCCTATTCACAACTCATTCACATCTGTTTTCCAACCGCTTAGGCGGCCCAATTCGCTTTTGACGGATAGCGAGTTTTACAGTAGGTTTGTTGCTATCTAAAAGTAGACGAATGAAGTTTATTGTTTCCTCCTCCTCCCTGCTGAAACACCTGCAACAAATCAGCGGTGTAATCAACTCCAATACTGTTTTGCCGATTCTGGAAGATTTTCTGTTCGAAATTCAGGATAAGAAACTCAGCGTTACCGCCACCGATCTGGAAACCGTGATGCGTGTGCAGATGGATGTGGAAAGCAAGACAAATGGCAAAGTGTGTATTCCTGCCAAGATCCTGATGGATTCTTTGAAGAATATCGCTGATCAGCCACTGACATTCAACATCGATAAAAACTTTGGCGTAGAAATCACCAGCGATAACGGTAAGTATAAGGTGATGGGCGAAAACCCGGATAATTTCCCTAAAGAACCTACTGCTGATGATACCAATGGTTTCACCATGAGCAGTAGTGCTTTGGTGACAGCCATCAACAAAACCCTGTTTGCGGTAAGCAATGACGATTTGCGTCCTGCCATGACAGGTGTGTTCTTCGAATTGCTGAAAGATGGCGTACAGTTTGTGGCCACCGATGCACACAGATTGGTTCGTTACAAGCGTACTGATGCGAAAGCACCTAAGACAGATTCATTCATCGTTCCTAAAAAACCTTTGACCCTCTTAAAGAATGCTTTGCCTGATAACGATGATGAACTGCAAGTGAGCTATAATAGCAACCACCTGTTTGTAAACCATGGCGAAACACAATTGATCTGTCGATTGATTGATGCCCGCTTCCCAGATTACAAAGTGGTGATTCCTGCCGACAATCCGTATAAGCTTACTGTAAACAAAGCCGATTTCCAAAGTGCCCTGCGCCGTGTAAGTGTATTCTCTAACAAGAGCACCAATCAAGTTGCCCTGAACATTACCGGCAGCGAATTGCAGATGGCTGCACAGGATGTTGACTTCAGCTTTGAAGGTAATGAGCGCATGGGTTGCCAATACGATGGCGAAGACCTGCAGATTGCTTTCAACGCACGTTTCCTGATTGAAATGCTGAACGCAGCGGATACAGATGAGGTGAATGTAGAACTGTCAACACCCACCAAAGCCGGCTTAATCAAGCCAACAGAGCAGGCAGCCAATGAAGACCTGCTGATGCTGGTAATGCCGCTGATGCTGAACAACTAAGTTGTATCAACCTCTTTCATAAAAAACCCCTTGCGCAAGCAAGGGGTTTTGTTTTTGTATGGTTCGGTGGTGAGGACACCACAGAGGGCCACTGTGCCTCACCGCAAGCACACAATCGCTTATGTTGAAACCGAAAAAGCTTCTTGTCAAACAATCCAATCAGATAATTTGTACTTTCATCTGTAAGAATTGTTTGCCATGACAGATGCCATTATTCAGTATTTCTCCAATCTGGAGCAAAGACCATTAGAAAGACTCGCCATTCTTGTAGGCGGATTGTTGTTTTTCTGGATTATAGAAGGTTCTATTCCTCTTATGCCGCTGCGCTATAAACAAAACAAATGGCGTCATGCAGCAGTGAATTTTGGTTTCACCTTGATTCATTTGATCATCCATACTTTTCTGGCCCTTATCATCATTCGCATTAGCGATTGGTGTAAGACCAATGAGTTTGGTTTGGTCTATTGGTTGAATGCAGGTATCTGGACAACCGTGCTGATCGCATTCCTCACTTTAGATTTCTTTGGCGGCTGGTTGGTGCACATGACTGAACACAAAGTGCCTGTGCTCTGGCGCTTCCACGTCGTGCATCATGCAGATAACAATGTTGATGTCACCACAGGCTTGCGCCACCATCCGGTGGAGAGCATTTTGCGCGGACTGTTTTTCTTCATGGGCATTATTGTTTCCGGCGCGCCTATGTTTGCCGTTATGATTTTTCAAACCATCTTAATTGTGGCTACTGCGTTTACACATGCCAATATTCGTTTACCCAAACAGTTGGATGCCGCATTGAGCTGGGTACTCGTGTCGCCCAATATGCACAAAGTGCATCATCATTGGAAACAACCCTATACCGATAGCAATTATGGTGCAGTATTGTCAATCTGGGACAGATTGCTAGGCACTTTCATGAAATTGGATGCGGCTCAAATTCGATATGGGTTAGATCGCTACTATCCTAACGAGAAAGATGAGCAGTTTGGAGAACTACTCACAAAGCCTTTTGGGCATATGGACAAGACGCCTGTTGCCTGATGGCATTCAGCGGTTAACTTTGCGCCATGAAGCAAATCGCCATGATTCCGGCCCGTTATGCGGCCACGCGTTTTCCCGCTAAGTTGATGCAACAGCTCGGCAACAAAACGGTGATAAGGCATACTTACGATAATACCATCGCCACAGGTCTGTTCGATGAAGTGGTAGTGGTTACCGATAGCGATATCATCTTCCATGAAATTACCCAGCATGGCGGCAAAGCCGTGATGAGCAAACGCACACACGAGAGTGGCAGCGATCGCATTGCAGAAGCTGCTGCAGATATGGACGTAGATATTATCGTGAATGTACAGGGCGATGAACCCTTTGTGAAGAAAGCGCCACTCGAAAAGTTATTGCAAGTATTTCAAGGCGAAGACGGCGCGCAAGTACTAGTAGCATCTTTGATGCAGGAGTTAAAGGACGAAGCATTGATCAAAGATCCCAACTATGTAAAAGTTGCTGTAGATAGAAATATGAATGCACTGTTCTTTTCCAGAAGTGTGATTCCTTATCCAAGAGATGCAGCAGCGGCGAAACTATATTACGAACATATTGGTGTGTATGCTTTTCGCAAACAGGCTTTGTTGAATTTTACTTCCTGGCCCATGACACCATTAGAAGCTGCAGAAAAAATTGAATGTCTCCGCTACCTCGAATATGGTGTGTCCATTAAAATGGTGGTAACAGATTATATGGGTGTAGAAATTGATACACCGGAAGACTTGGCAAAAGCGGCGAAGTTGTTGTAATGTAAGTGGTAGTTGTTATTTAAAATTTTCTCCAAAAAGTTTTACCGCAGAGTCGTACAGTCAAGAGAGTTTGCGCAGAGAAAATCAATTTGAGATTTATTATTTGAGATTTGATATTGAAGCGGATTTTTTACTTAACCGCAAAGGCGCTAGGACACAAAGATTCGCGAGGAAATCTATTTGACATAGTCTTAGCGACACATCGCGGCATAGCGTTTATCTTCCGAAGCTTCAGCGGTTTACCATCCATAGCTTTAGCGATTTACCAACCAAAGCCATGGCGTAGGTTGGAGGATGGAGGTAGGCCTTGGCGGTGAAGTTTTTAGAGAACAGAAGAACAAGGAACGGAGAATGCTCAGAATGTATAAGCCAGCAGCTAGCTTTTCTCGCAAAGCGCGCAAACACTTTTTTAGCACGCAAGGTGATTACCAAGAGCATTGTGTGCCTAATATCCTGGCGAGCTTAGCGTGTAACTTTTTACCGTAGAGAAATCAATTTGAGATTTCGCTAGATGGTTTTACCGCAGAGAACAAGAGTTAAGAGAGTTGGCGCTGAGGGTTAACTATAAAAAACTCTGCGCAACCTCAGCGATCTCTGCTGCTCCGCGGTTAAATGAATAACCAGTAGTCAATAACCACAAACTAATAACCAGCAATCACAAACTATCAACTATGGTCCATCAACCATGAGCCATAAGCTAAAGCCAAAAGACCATTTTTAGAATTCGCAATTCTTGGGCGTACGTGCAAACGCAATTACATCGCGGATATTCGTCATGCCGGTTACGAATTGTACCATACGTTCAAAACCCAATCCGAAGCCTGCATGCGGTACCGTACCAAAACGGCGTGTATCCAAATACCAATCCATTTCTGCTGCAGGAATATGGAATTCTTCCATGCGCTTGAGCAGGTTCTCTAATCTTTCTTCACGCTGACTACCACCCACAATTTCACCAATGCCTGGTGCCAGAATATCCATGGCTGCAACGGTTTGTTTGCCTTCCTCACAGCCATCATTCAAACGCATGTAGAATGCCTTGATGGCTGCAGGATAATTGGTCACAATCACCGGCTTCTTGAAATGCTTTTCTACGAGGTAGCGCTCATGCTCACTCTGCAGATCAATGCCCCATTTTACTTCGTACTGGAATTTCTTTTTCTTGTACGCAGGGCTGTTCAATAAAATATCAATGGCTTCTGTGTAAGTAATTCTTTCAAATGCATTGTTCAGTACAAACTCTAACTTTTCAATCAAGCCCAACTCGCTGCGCTTGTCTTGTGGCAATGCTTTTTCTT is drawn from Chitinophagales bacterium and contains these coding sequences:
- a CDS encoding RecX family transcriptional regulator — protein: MKMRQRIVNKDQALQKIRHYCAYQERCHAEVREKLYGYGLYKTEVETILAQLIEEDYLNEERFAEQFAGGKFRIKQWGRVRIQYALKQKKVSDYSIRKAMKSIDEDDYLRTLEKQAKLKWNSLKGEKTISKQAKTTQYLMQKGFELPLIQQAIKTCSNKNTD
- a CDS encoding response regulator, whose product is MTMIDEMAALAAKDNFDVCLIDDDHIYQFTARKMLESTGLARQIYSFYDGEAAIRYLSNEDTISQNKVPDVIFLDINMPIMDGWQFLEEYKSVAAKMPRPVTVYMVSSSVDIFDIQRAQQMAEVSDYLIKPMPREKYRQLIDGLKRLSAN
- the dnaN gene encoding DNA polymerase III subunit beta codes for the protein MKFIVSSSSLLKHLQQISGVINSNTVLPILEDFLFEIQDKKLSVTATDLETVMRVQMDVESKTNGKVCIPAKILMDSLKNIADQPLTFNIDKNFGVEITSDNGKYKVMGENPDNFPKEPTADDTNGFTMSSSALVTAINKTLFAVSNDDLRPAMTGVFFELLKDGVQFVATDAHRLVRYKRTDAKAPKTDSFIVPKKPLTLLKNALPDNDDELQVSYNSNHLFVNHGETQLICRLIDARFPDYKVVIPADNPYKLTVNKADFQSALRRVSVFSNKSTNQVALNITGSELQMAAQDVDFSFEGNERMGCQYDGEDLQIAFNARFLIEMLNAADTDEVNVELSTPTKAGLIKPTEQAANEDLLMLVMPLMLNN
- a CDS encoding sterol desaturase family protein, yielding MTDAIIQYFSNLEQRPLERLAILVGGLLFFWIIEGSIPLMPLRYKQNKWRHAAVNFGFTLIHLIIHTFLALIIIRISDWCKTNEFGLVYWLNAGIWTTVLIAFLTLDFFGGWLVHMTEHKVPVLWRFHVVHHADNNVDVTTGLRHHPVESILRGLFFFMGIIVSGAPMFAVMIFQTILIVATAFTHANIRLPKQLDAALSWVLVSPNMHKVHHHWKQPYTDSNYGAVLSIWDRLLGTFMKLDAAQIRYGLDRYYPNEKDEQFGELLTKPFGHMDKTPVA
- the kdsB gene encoding 3-deoxy-manno-octulosonate cytidylyltransferase, producing MKQIAMIPARYAATRFPAKLMQQLGNKTVIRHTYDNTIATGLFDEVVVVTDSDIIFHEITQHGGKAVMSKRTHESGSDRIAEAAADMDVDIIVNVQGDEPFVKKAPLEKLLQVFQGEDGAQVLVASLMQELKDEALIKDPNYVKVAVDRNMNALFFSRSVIPYPRDAAAAKLYYEHIGVYAFRKQALLNFTSWPMTPLEAAEKIECLRYLEYGVSIKMVVTDYMGVEIDTPEDLAKAAKLL